A genomic region of bacterium contains the following coding sequences:
- a CDS encoding sigma-70 family RNA polymerase sigma factor, with translation MQDLTPQEERELIQRILAGATDEFRLIVLKYQELIVNLIFRQTGDRDVANDLAQETFIKVFKGLSRFRGEAALKTWITRIAINTCNTYFRSRAYRESRLRTANLAAIEATARSTSNPAQDLELSQLQHAIATLNPIFREVLVLCGIEQRSYEEVSKILNIPVGTVRSRLNRARLLLSAIMFEGN, from the coding sequence GTGCAGGATCTAACGCCTCAGGAAGAAAGAGAACTTATTCAGCGCATTCTTGCAGGTGCCACGGACGAATTTCGCCTGATTGTCCTTAAATATCAAGAGCTGATTGTGAATCTAATTTTTAGACAAACTGGAGACCGCGACGTAGCTAATGATTTAGCCCAAGAAACCTTTATAAAAGTTTTTAAAGGCCTGAGTCGGTTTCGCGGCGAAGCGGCACTTAAAACCTGGATCACCAGGATTGCAATTAATACCTGTAATACTTATTTTAGATCACGCGCTTATCGCGAGAGTCGCTTAAGAACTGCTAATCTAGCGGCAATTGAAGCTACGGCACGTAGCACTTCAAATCCTGCTCAGGACCTGGAGTTAAGCCAGTTACAGCATGCAATCGCCACTTTAAATCCAATTTTTCGCGAAGTTTTAGTGCTTTGCGGAATTGAACAACGTAGTTATGAGGAAGTCTCAAAAATCTTAAATATCCCGGTGGGCACAGTCCGTTCACGGCTTAACCGTGCACGGCTATTATTAAGCGCGATAATGTTTGAGGGAAATTAG